One window from the genome of Alnus glutinosa chromosome 13, dhAlnGlut1.1, whole genome shotgun sequence encodes:
- the LOC133854973 gene encoding light-harvesting complex-like protein 3 isotype 1, chloroplastic: protein MSISMALFSPPTHPLFLSPSISPKPHLTLKPHLSLRPPTAPFFQLSTTRASADIGAASSASAANAPEPPQPVVEKDEGPAGDNGFLGAAEGVDVKLVSKFEDPRWVGGTWNLKQFEKDGKPDWDAVIDAEAKRRKWLESNPESSSNDDPIVFDTSIIPWWAWTKRFHLPEAELLNGRAAMIGFFMAYLVDSLTGVGLVDQMGNFFCKTLLFVAVVGVLVIRKNEDIENLKKLLEETTFYDKQWQATWQDETPGGSKNQ from the exons ATGTCCATTTCCATGGCCTTGTTTTCTCCTCCAACCCACCCTCTATTCCTTTCTCCCTCTATATCTCCCAAACCCCATCTCACCCTCAAACCTCACCTCTCTCTCAGACCACCGACGGCCCCTTTCTTCCAACTCTCCACCACCAGGGCTTCAGCAGACATTGGAGCTGCAAGTTCAGCCTCAGCTGCCAACGCACCTGAACCTCCGCAGCCGGTAGTTGAGAAGGATGAGGGCCCTGCTGGGGACAATGGATTCTTGGGGGCAGCGGAAGGAGTAGATGTTAAGCTGGTGAGTAAGTTTGAGGACCCCAGATGGGTCGGAGGGACTTGGAACTTGAAGCAGTTTGAGAAAGATGGAAAGCCAGACTGGGATGCTGTTATTGATGCTG AGGCTAAGAGGAGAAAATGGCTCGAGAGTAACCCTGAATCATCCAGTAATGATGACCCTATAGTGTTTGACACATCCATCATACCTTGGTGGGCATGGACGAAAAGGTTCCATCTACCTGAAGCAGAACTACTTAATG GCCGTGCTGCAATGATAGGCTTCTTCATGGCTTATCTGGTTGACAGCTTGACTGGGGTCGGTCTGGTTGACCAAATGGGCAACTTCTTTTGTAAAACTCTATTGTTTGTAGCCGTTGTTGGAGTTCTTGTGATCCGGAAGAATGAGGATATAGAGAACTTAAAGAAGCTGCTGGAAGAGACAACCTTTTATGACAAGCAATGGCAAGCAACCTGGCAGGATGAGACCCCTGGTGGATCCAAGAATCAGTAA
- the LOC133853693 gene encoding pectin acetylesterase 8-like — MQSTKATNLHFRGARIWLAVIEDLLSKGMRNAENAVLSGCSAAWWIDFYFALRKLPSSRSYWRDVSGAQHIEAFYSEVVATHALMLSVSLSLSITSMLQFYDFSFVYCFG; from the exons ATGCAGTCCACCAAG GCTACTAATCTTCACTTCAGAGGAGCAAGGATTTGGCTTGCTGTCATTGAGGATCTATTATCAAAAGGAATGAGAAATGCTGAAAAT GCTGTTCTCTCTGGTTGTTCGGCTGCATGGTGGATTGACTTCTATTTTGCATTGCGAAAGCTTCCGAGCTCTCGTTCCTATTG GAGGGATGTTTCTGGAGCACAACACATTGAAGCATTCTATAGTGAAGTGGTTGCAACACATGCATTGAtgctctctgtttctctctccctctctataaCTTCTATGCTgcaattttatgattttagcTTTGTATACTGCTTTGGATAG
- the LOC133854046 gene encoding uncharacterized protein LOC133854046, with protein sequence MEEDDKFAVEEARVQRTEATCCKEKAVLVTVYVERPRIKRKVSQNHHHHHHHHHHHLRQTIKRELILHNQGPSGKGYDRRAQLLQYSQHLRESARSETRPPQPSPLKPTSSSNQKPTSEIVAVQTQSKRPGTPACRGSRKILIPNFFRSLTSSKAKKERKKKKQSGSISNTIKPATKSLEMPKRKRGFISNCFSAFQKHS encoded by the exons ATGGAAGAGGATGACAAGTTTGCCGTTGAGGAGGCACGAGTTCAACGGACGGAG GCGACATGCTGCAAAGAGAAGGCAGTGTTGGTGACTGTGTATGTAGAGCGTCCGAGGATCAAGAGGAAGGTGTCACAAaatcaccatcaccatcatcaccaccaccaccatcatctTCGTCAAACCATCAAACGAGAGTTAATCCTCCATAACCAAGGTCCTTCTGGTAAAGGGTATGATAGGAGAGCTCAACTTCTTCAGTACTCTCAACATCTTCGAGAGTCTGCTCGATCAGAAACACGACCACCCCAACCCTCACCATTGAAGCCAACTTCTTCTAGCAACCAGAAACCTACAAGCGAA ATTGTTGCTGTCCAAACACAATCAAAACGTCCTGGAACTCCAGCTTGCCGTGGCAGCCGGAAAATCCTGATTCCAAACTTCTTCAGATCTTTGACAAGTTCCAAAGctaagaaagagagaaagaagaagaaacagagtGGATCGATAAGCAATACGATTAAACCTGCCACCAAAAGTTTAGAG ATGCCAAAAAGGAAGCGGGGGTTCATTTCAAACTGTTTTTCAGCATTTCAAAAGCATAGCTGA